One Bacillota bacterium DNA segment encodes these proteins:
- a CDS encoding glycine C-acetyltransferase, which produces MNATLQRWLQEQLDELKRQHLYKVPPILQSAPGGRVVLNGKEVVNMSSNNYLGLCTHPRMKQAAIEAIEKWGVGAGAVRWIGGTMSIHDELEQKLAEFKKTEAVLVFQSGFAANSGTIPAVMQEGDVIISDELNHASIIDGVRLSGAAYKKSEGYVYRHKDMNHLEEILKRCGHFKKRMIITDGVFSMDGDIAPLPDIVALAEKYDALVMVDDAHASGVLGEHGSGTTSHFGLYGRVDIQLGTLSKAFGVIGGYIAGSRLLKEWLINRGRPYLFSTAHPPAVVAALIAAVDILMTDPEPMKRLWENTRYWKENLRKLGFDTMGSETPITPVYIGEEEKAQRMQQRLFEEGVFALGIVYPTVPRGKARIRTMPSAVHTRKDLDDALEAFAKVGKEMGLI; this is translated from the coding sequence ATGAACGCGACATTGCAACGATGGCTACAGGAGCAGCTGGACGAGCTGAAGCGCCAGCATCTTTATAAAGTACCGCCCATCCTGCAGAGCGCGCCCGGAGGACGTGTGGTGCTCAACGGCAAAGAGGTCGTGAACATGTCCTCCAATAACTATTTGGGGCTTTGCACACATCCGCGCATGAAACAGGCGGCTATCGAGGCGATTGAGAAGTGGGGCGTTGGCGCAGGAGCGGTACGCTGGATCGGCGGTACGATGAGTATCCACGATGAGCTGGAACAGAAGCTTGCCGAGTTCAAAAAGACCGAAGCGGTGCTGGTGTTCCAGTCGGGCTTTGCCGCCAATTCGGGAACCATTCCGGCGGTGATGCAGGAGGGCGATGTGATTATTTCCGATGAGCTGAACCACGCCAGCATCATCGACGGAGTGCGTCTGAGCGGTGCCGCCTACAAAAAGAGCGAAGGTTATGTGTACCGGCACAAGGATATGAACCACCTCGAAGAGATTCTGAAGCGGTGTGGGCACTTCAAGAAGCGCATGATTATCACCGATGGCGTGTTCAGCATGGATGGCGACATCGCGCCGCTGCCGGACATCGTGGCGCTGGCGGAGAAGTACGATGCGCTCGTGATGGTGGACGATGCCCACGCCAGCGGCGTACTGGGCGAACACGGTTCGGGTACCACCTCCCATTTCGGGCTGTATGGACGGGTGGATATCCAGCTGGGCACGCTCTCCAAGGCGTTCGGCGTGATCGGCGGGTATATCGCGGGGTCGCGCCTGCTGAAGGAATGGTTAATCAACCGCGGGCGACCGTATCTGTTCAGCACGGCACATCCTCCGGCAGTGGTAGCCGCGCTCATCGCCGCAGTGGATATCCTGATGACCGACCCCGAGCCGATGAAGCGTCTCTGGGAGAATACTCGCTACTGGAAGGAGAACCTGCGGAAGCTGGGCTTCGACACGATGGGTAGCGAAACGCCCATCACGCCCGTCTACATCGGCGAGGAGGAGAAGGCGCAACGGATGCAGCAGCGGCTGTTCGAGGAGGGTGTCTTCGCACTGGGTATCGTGTATCCCACCGTGCCCAGAGGGAAAGCGCGGATTCGCACCATGCCTTCCGCGGTACATACCCGCAAGGATTTGGACGACGCGCTGGAAGCCTTCGCCAAAGTAGGTAAGGAGATGGGGCTTATCTGA
- a CDS encoding DUF86 domain-containing protein produces MARFNEELIAQRIAEIRQAMALLEPYAQMSQQQFLTNREAVDAAKYRLLMGIESCAQVCSHLFSRFKGQAPDSIPSCFEQLSELGVVSAELAARLVQMARFRNMLVHRYQLVDDVRVYQIVQQSIQDWEAFIDSVQVFVKGQKHAPP; encoded by the coding sequence ATGGCAAGATTCAACGAAGAACTTATCGCACAGCGAATAGCAGAAATCCGGCAGGCAATGGCTCTGCTGGAGCCCTATGCGCAGATGAGCCAGCAACAGTTTCTGACAAATCGGGAAGCGGTAGACGCCGCCAAATATCGCCTGCTCATGGGCATTGAATCGTGCGCTCAGGTGTGCAGTCATCTTTTCTCGCGTTTCAAAGGACAGGCTCCCGACAGCATACCATCGTGTTTTGAGCAATTATCGGAGCTCGGAGTGGTGTCTGCGGAGTTGGCGGCGCGGCTGGTGCAGATGGCGCGTTTCCGCAACATGCTGGTTCATCGGTATCAGCTGGTGGATGACGTCCGTGTCTACCAGATTGTGCAACAGAGCATACAAGACTGGGAAGCATTTATCGACAGCGTTCAAGTGTTTGTGAAAGGGCAAAAACATGCGCCACCGTAA
- a CDS encoding nucleotidyltransferase domain-containing protein, with protein sequence MRHRKSAEEKQHICEVLRERLMQWEEIRFAYLFGSFLLNGSFEDIDIAVYVHPDALRNQDPLLLSFDIANDLERAVRLPVDVVLLNNASLGLQFEAARGEPLMVREWEECADFAEKVTLRWWDTEGLRYAAMW encoded by the coding sequence ATGCGCCACCGTAAGAGTGCGGAGGAAAAACAACACATCTGCGAGGTTCTGCGAGAACGCCTGATGCAGTGGGAAGAGATACGTTTTGCTTACCTGTTCGGCTCGTTCCTGCTGAACGGTAGCTTCGAAGACATCGATATCGCTGTCTACGTCCACCCGGATGCGCTTCGTAACCAAGATCCGCTGCTGCTATCGTTCGACATCGCGAACGACCTCGAGCGGGCGGTACGCCTGCCGGTAGATGTGGTCCTGCTCAACAATGCCTCTTTGGGTTTGCAGTTCGAAGCGGCGCGGGGCGAACCGTTGATGGTGCGTGAGTGGGAAGAATGTGCGGACTTTGCGGAAAAAGTCACGCTGCGCTGGTGGGATACCGAGGGGTTACGCTACGCCGCGATGTGGTAA
- the rpsI gene encoding 30S ribosomal protein S9 produces the protein MAQEQVRYYATGRRKTAVARVWLMPGTGNITINGKPAREYLGRYTLEAMVNQPFAVTNTEGQFDVIAYCKGGGISGHAGAVRMGIARALLQAKPELRPTLRQLGIVTRDPRVKERKKYGRKRARRAFQYVKR, from the coding sequence ATGGCACAGGAGCAGGTACGCTACTACGCAACCGGTCGCCGCAAGACGGCGGTCGCGCGGGTCTGGCTGATGCCCGGCACAGGCAACATCACCATCAACGGCAAGCCTGCGCGTGAGTATCTGGGCAGGTATACGCTGGAGGCGATGGTGAATCAGCCTTTCGCCGTGACCAACACCGAGGGGCAGTTCGATGTGATTGCCTATTGCAAGGGAGGCGGCATCAGCGGACACGCTGGCGCGGTGCGGATGGGTATTGCCCGTGCGCTGCTTCAGGCGAAGCCGGAGCTGCGTCCCACCCTGCGTCAGCTGGGCATCGTCACCCGCGACCCGCGCGTCAAAGAACGCAAGAAATACGGTCGCAAGCGCGCACGCCGTGCCTTCCAGTACGTCAAGCGCTAA
- the rplM gene encoding 50S ribosomal protein L13 encodes MKTYSTKPSDIKREWFVVDATDKPLGRLAAEVAKILRGKHKPIFAPHLDTGDFVIVVNASKVRLTGHKDEELIYWHTMWPGGLRSVSRGKLIAEKPERAIRRAVKGMLPHNKLGAAMIRKLKVYAGPEHPHEAQQPKPLEIKV; translated from the coding sequence ATGAAAACCTATTCAACCAAACCATCAGACATCAAACGAGAGTGGTTCGTGGTGGATGCGACGGATAAACCACTGGGTCGCCTGGCGGCGGAGGTGGCAAAGATACTGCGCGGTAAGCACAAACCCATCTTCGCGCCACATCTGGATACCGGCGACTTCGTGATTGTGGTCAACGCCAGCAAGGTGAGGTTGACCGGTCACAAGGACGAGGAGCTCATCTACTGGCACACCATGTGGCCTGGCGGCTTGCGTTCTGTCTCGCGGGGCAAGCTGATTGCCGAGAAGCCGGAGCGAGCAATCCGTCGCGCCGTGAAGGGTATGCTGCCGCACAACAAACTGGGCGCGGCGATGATTCGCAAACTGAAGGTGTACGCCGGTCCCGAGCATCCACACGAGGCACAACAGCCGAAGCCGTTAGAGATTAAGGTTTAG
- the truA gene encoding tRNA pseudouridine(38-40) synthase TruA yields MRTIAVVIEYDGTDFAGFQVQRGKRTVQAELCRAVQRITRESVPVIGASRTDAGAHATGQVVHFRTTCRIPVERVPAALNSVLPKDVAARRAWEADEGFHARYSARSRVYRYTIWNHPVRSALMERYAYRVSQPLNVEAMLEATRYLVGKHDFAAFASEAGRYRNTVREVYRAELQMRLPLVWLRIEANGFLQGMVRAIVGTLIEVGLGKRSPDTMEHLLQGSARGRALFRVPAHGLCLVRVNYDESTIRRSERTGG; encoded by the coding sequence ATGCGTACAATTGCCGTGGTCATCGAATATGATGGCACGGACTTTGCAGGTTTCCAGGTACAGCGTGGTAAGCGCACCGTGCAGGCGGAACTCTGCCGGGCGGTGCAAAGGATAACCAGAGAGTCGGTACCTGTTATCGGCGCAAGCCGGACAGACGCGGGGGCACATGCTACCGGGCAGGTGGTGCATTTTCGGACCACATGCCGTATTCCGGTGGAGAGAGTACCCGCAGCACTGAACAGCGTGCTGCCAAAGGACGTCGCCGCGCGCCGGGCGTGGGAAGCCGATGAAGGTTTCCATGCGCGATACAGTGCCCGTTCGCGGGTGTATCGCTATACGATATGGAACCACCCTGTGCGCTCTGCGCTGATGGAGCGGTATGCCTATCGCGTGAGTCAGCCTCTGAATGTGGAGGCGATGCTAGAAGCGACAAGGTATCTTGTGGGCAAGCACGATTTTGCGGCTTTCGCCTCGGAGGCTGGAAGATACCGTAATACGGTGCGAGAGGTATACCGGGCTGAACTGCAGATGCGCTTGCCGCTGGTGTGGTTGCGCATCGAAGCAAACGGTTTTCTGCAGGGCATGGTGCGCGCCATCGTGGGCACGTTGATAGAGGTCGGGTTGGGTAAGCGTTCACCCGACACAATGGAACATCTGCTCCAAGGCAGCGCCAGAGGCCGTGCCCTGTTTCGTGTGCCGGCACACGGGTTGTGCCTGGTAAGGGTGAACTACGACGAGAGCACTATTCGGAGGAGCGAACGAACAGGCGGGTAA
- the rplQ gene encoding 50S ribosomal protein L17 gives MVGHRKLGLPSDQRRALLHGLTQQLFIHEAIRTTDTRAKEVRSIAEKILTLAKRNDLHSRRLARRILKSESLVKRVFDEIAPRYASRNGGYTRIVRLGNRRGDGAMLVLLELIQ, from the coding sequence CTGGTTGGTCATCGTAAACTGGGACTGCCCAGCGACCAGCGTCGTGCGCTGTTGCACGGGCTGACGCAGCAGTTGTTTATTCACGAAGCCATCCGCACCACCGATACACGGGCGAAAGAGGTGCGTTCCATTGCCGAGAAGATACTCACGCTTGCGAAGCGCAACGACCTGCACTCGCGGCGGCTGGCTCGACGCATCTTGAAGTCCGAGAGCCTGGTGAAGCGGGTGTTTGATGAAATCGCCCCGCGTTATGCCAGCCGGAACGGTGGTTACACGCGCATCGTGCGGCTGGGTAACCGTCGTGGCGATGGCGCGATGCTGGTGCTGCTGGAGCTCATCCAGTGA
- a CDS encoding DNA-directed RNA polymerase subunit alpha, whose amino-acid sequence MAEPLLVPRIESIEQSGTYGKFVVEPLDRGFATTLGNALRRVLLSSIPGAAVTAIKVEKVLHEFSTIPGVKEDTTELILNIKELAVRAPGGGRPNEVITLTVDARGPGMVTGADVRCPNDVEIANPEVYLATISEEGATLRMDLYVQRGRGYVAPEKVTLPDSLAKTIGVIPIGAMFSPVRKVNYIVESTRVGFKTDLERLTLEIWTNGTIYPVHALQDAARILREFMDMFVRMDASSALPLSPETVLLPANVPDVRVEELDFSVRTYNCLKRAGISSVRDLVHRTQSELMSIRNFGKRSLYEVREKLAQLGLTLRGEDLAQVMEELAASAEAHKEEKEEEESKE is encoded by the coding sequence ATGGCAGAACCATTACTTGTGCCGCGTATCGAATCGATCGAGCAAAGCGGCACCTATGGCAAATTTGTCGTGGAACCTCTGGACAGGGGGTTCGCTACCACGCTGGGCAATGCCCTGCGGCGTGTGCTGTTGTCGTCTATTCCGGGCGCGGCAGTCACCGCCATCAAGGTGGAAAAAGTGCTTCATGAGTTCTCCACCATTCCCGGTGTGAAGGAAGACACCACCGAGCTGATTTTGAACATCAAGGAGCTGGCGGTGCGCGCACCGGGCGGTGGTAGACCGAACGAAGTCATCACGCTGACCGTGGACGCACGTGGACCGGGGATGGTGACCGGCGCAGACGTACGCTGCCCCAACGATGTGGAGATTGCCAACCCTGAGGTGTACCTGGCGACCATCAGCGAAGAAGGGGCAACCCTGCGGATGGACCTGTACGTGCAGCGGGGGCGAGGCTATGTGGCACCAGAGAAGGTGACCTTGCCGGATTCTCTGGCGAAGACCATCGGCGTCATACCTATCGGTGCGATGTTCTCGCCGGTACGTAAGGTGAACTATATCGTGGAGTCCACGCGCGTTGGCTTTAAGACCGACCTGGAGCGGCTCACGCTGGAGATATGGACGAACGGTACCATCTATCCAGTGCACGCGTTGCAGGATGCCGCACGGATTCTGCGTGAGTTCATGGACATGTTCGTGCGCATGGATGCCAGCTCCGCGTTGCCACTGTCTCCGGAGACCGTGCTGCTGCCTGCCAATGTGCCAGATGTGCGGGTGGAAGAGCTGGATTTCTCGGTGCGTACCTATAACTGCCTGAAAAGGGCAGGTATAAGCAGCGTACGCGACCTTGTGCACCGCACCCAGAGCGAATTGATGAGCATTCGCAACTTCGGAAAGCGGTCGCTGTACGAGGTGCGGGAAAAACTGGCGCAGCTCGGTTTGACCCTGCGCGGCGAGGACCTGGCGCAGGTGATGGAGGAACTGGCGGCATCTGCCGAGGCGCACAAGGAAGAGAAAGAGGAAGAAGAAAGCAAGGAGTGA
- the rpsD gene encoding 30S ribosomal protein S4, translating into MGIASPKCRLCRREGVKLFLKGERCYTKKCAIERESRRKPPGQHGAMAVSKKLTDYGKQLREKQKLRRIYRMEERPFRTYVDEAIRRPGVAGENLLQLLEMRLDNVVYRLGLAVSRDQARQLVSHGFFTVNGRKVNIPSYQLRPGDEVSVAQGKRDSEPIRSNLAKRGAHIPEWLTFDTTTLTGRVVARPTREQIDTDVEEQMVIEFYSR; encoded by the coding sequence ATGGGTATTGCATCACCGAAGTGTCGTTTGTGTCGCCGCGAGGGCGTCAAGCTGTTTCTCAAGGGCGAGCGGTGCTACACCAAGAAATGCGCGATCGAGCGTGAAAGCCGTCGCAAGCCGCCCGGACAGCATGGCGCCATGGCAGTGAGCAAGAAACTGACCGACTATGGAAAACAGTTGCGGGAGAAACAGAAGCTGCGGCGCATTTATCGCATGGAGGAACGCCCGTTCCGCACGTACGTGGATGAGGCAATCCGACGTCCGGGCGTGGCGGGAGAAAACCTGCTGCAGCTGCTGGAAATGCGGCTGGACAACGTGGTCTACCGGCTGGGATTGGCGGTTTCTCGCGACCAGGCGCGGCAGCTGGTCTCTCATGGCTTCTTCACGGTGAACGGGCGAAAGGTGAATATTCCCTCATACCAACTGCGTCCTGGTGACGAAGTGTCCGTAGCGCAGGGTAAGCGCGACTCCGAACCGATACGCAGTAACCTCGCGAAGCGGGGAGCACATATCCCCGAGTGGTTGACCTTCGACACCACAACGCTGACGGGACGGGTGGTGGCACGTCCGACCCGTGAGCAGATTGATACCGATGTCGAAGAGCAGATGGTTATCGAATTCTACTCGCGATAA
- the rpsK gene encoding 30S ribosomal protein S11, producing the protein MARKAVTTRQKVKPKKNIVHGVAHIQSTFNNTIVAITDVNGNVIAWSSAGVVGFKGARKGTPFAAQMAAEDCARKAMEHGVRKVDVEVKGPGPGRETAIRALQAVGLDILSIKDVTPVPHNGCRPPKRRRV; encoded by the coding sequence ATGGCGAGAAAAGCCGTTACCACGCGACAAAAGGTAAAACCGAAGAAGAACATTGTTCACGGTGTTGCGCATATCCAGTCCACCTTTAATAACACGATAGTGGCGATTACCGATGTCAATGGCAACGTCATTGCCTGGTCAAGCGCAGGCGTAGTGGGTTTCAAAGGCGCGCGCAAGGGCACTCCTTTCGCGGCACAAATGGCGGCGGAGGACTGTGCCCGTAAGGCAATGGAACACGGTGTGCGCAAGGTAGATGTGGAAGTCAAGGGTCCGGGACCCGGACGTGAAACCGCTATCCGTGCCCTGCAGGCGGTAGGGCTGGACATTCTCTCCATCAAGGACGTGACACCGGTACCTCATAATGGCTGTCGTCCGCCCAAGCGACGCCGGGTGTAA
- the rpsM gene encoding 30S ribosomal protein S13 produces the protein MARIAGVDLPRDKKIEYALPYIYGIGLSSARKILAQCGIDPSTRVRQLTEGEISRLREVIDREYRVEGELRREVQQNIRRLIEIGCYRGLRHRRGLPVRGQRTRTNARTRKGPRRTVGTKRKKK, from the coding sequence TTGGCACGCATTGCTGGTGTAGACTTGCCACGAGATAAGAAGATCGAGTATGCCCTGCCGTATATCTACGGCATCGGGCTGTCGAGCGCGCGTAAGATACTGGCACAGTGCGGGATTGACCCGTCGACGCGCGTGCGCCAGCTCACGGAAGGCGAAATCAGCCGTCTGCGCGAGGTGATCGACCGCGAGTATCGCGTAGAGGGCGAACTGCGTCGTGAGGTGCAGCAGAACATTCGTCGTCTTATCGAGATAGGCTGCTATCGTGGTTTGAGACACCGCCGTGGACTGCCGGTGCGAGGTCAGCGCACACGAACCAATGCGCGCACCCGCAAAGGTCCGCGCCGCACCGTGGGTACCAAACGGAAGAAGAAGTAA
- the rpmJ gene encoding 50S ribosomal protein L36 — MKVRASVKKICNDCKIIRRRGVVRVICKKNPKHKQRQG, encoded by the coding sequence ATGAAGGTTAGAGCATCAGTGAAGAAAATCTGCAACGATTGCAAAATCATAAGGCGCAGAGGTGTGGTTCGGGTCATCTGCAAAAAGAACCCGAAACACAAGCAGCGTCAGGGTTAA
- the infA gene encoding translation initiation factor IF-1, with the protein MAKKQEPVEKEKGLQVEGTVVETLPNAMFRVQIQEGHIVLAHVSGKMRMHFIKILPGDRVLVELSPYDLTRGRIIYRYK; encoded by the coding sequence ATGGCTAAGAAACAGGAGCCTGTCGAGAAGGAGAAAGGGCTTCAAGTAGAAGGCACAGTGGTGGAGACCCTTCCGAACGCGATGTTTCGCGTGCAGATTCAGGAAGGTCACATTGTGCTGGCGCACGTTTCCGGGAAGATGCGGATGCACTTCATCAAAATCTTGCCCGGGGACCGTGTGCTGGTGGAACTGTCGCCCTATGACCTGACTCGCGGGCGGATTATCTATCGCTACAAATAG
- the map gene encoding type I methionyl aminopeptidase → MIIIKSPAEIEKIRVAGRVLARILRTLGESITPGVTTTADLDALAAILVKEAGGRAAFKGYMGYPAHICTSVNHQVVHGLPSNRVLMPGDILSIDMGVELDGYYADAAVTVPIGEIAPEAQRLLDVTRQALYVGIDQAQVGKRIGDIASAIQRFVEKQGYSVVRELVGHGVGKKIHEDPPVPNYGKPGTGPLLREGMTLAIEPMVNQGKPQVVCLSDKWTIVTEDGKLSAHFEHTVAITRKGPLILTVE, encoded by the coding sequence ATGATCATTATCAAGAGCCCAGCAGAGATAGAGAAGATACGTGTTGCAGGCAGAGTACTGGCCAGAATCCTGCGTACACTCGGTGAGTCGATAACGCCCGGCGTTACCACGACGGCGGACCTCGATGCGCTAGCGGCTATTCTGGTGAAAGAGGCTGGTGGACGCGCCGCGTTCAAAGGTTATATGGGCTATCCCGCCCATATTTGCACTTCGGTGAACCATCAGGTGGTGCATGGATTGCCGTCGAATCGGGTGCTGATGCCGGGAGATATACTGAGCATCGATATGGGTGTGGAACTGGATGGTTATTACGCCGATGCCGCTGTTACCGTACCGATTGGCGAGATTGCGCCAGAGGCACAGCGGCTGCTGGATGTCACCCGCCAGGCGCTGTACGTAGGGATTGACCAGGCGCAGGTGGGGAAGCGCATCGGCGATATCGCCTCCGCCATTCAGAGGTTTGTGGAGAAGCAGGGTTACTCGGTGGTGCGCGAACTGGTGGGGCATGGGGTGGGCAAAAAGATACACGAAGACCCACCGGTACCGAACTACGGAAAGCCGGGTACCGGACCGTTGCTTCGTGAAGGCATGACGCTGGCGATTGAGCCGATGGTGAACCAGGGTAAGCCGCAGGTGGTGTGTCTGTCCGACAAATGGACAATAGTGACAGAGGATGGCAAACTCTCTGCTCACTTTGAGCATACAGTAGCCATTACTCGTAAGGGTCCCCTGATCCTTACAGTAGAGTAA
- a CDS encoding adenylate kinase, protein MIWIFLGAPGAGKGTQAERLQQDFGFVQISTGELLREAMRAGTELGKTVQGYVTRGELVPDEVVASVLRERLVRGDTGTGVILDGFPRTVHQAEILEQMLAEHCWQLCGVLYLDASEEVVQQRLGGRRNCPQCGANYHVVTMPPKVEGRCDRCGAQLVVRPDDTPEAIRKRLEVYHRQTEPLVLFYSQRGLLEPIDASGEVDEVYRAVKESVSRRWQRCLENA, encoded by the coding sequence ATGATATGGATATTTTTGGGTGCGCCTGGTGCGGGCAAGGGCACACAGGCGGAGCGTCTTCAACAGGATTTCGGTTTCGTGCAGATTAGCACGGGTGAGCTGCTGCGGGAAGCGATGAGAGCGGGCACTGAGTTAGGCAAAACCGTGCAGGGCTACGTCACGCGCGGTGAGCTGGTGCCGGATGAGGTGGTCGCTTCGGTGCTCCGGGAGCGGCTGGTGCGGGGTGACACCGGCACGGGGGTGATACTGGACGGTTTTCCACGCACCGTGCATCAGGCAGAGATCCTGGAGCAAATGCTGGCTGAACACTGCTGGCAGTTGTGCGGGGTGTTGTACCTGGACGCTTCGGAAGAAGTGGTGCAACAGCGTTTGGGCGGCAGGCGAAACTGCCCGCAGTGTGGAGCCAACTATCACGTGGTCACCATGCCGCCCAAGGTGGAGGGACGTTGCGACCGTTGTGGGGCGCAGCTAGTGGTGCGTCCTGATGACACGCCAGAGGCTATCCGCAAGAGGCTGGAAGTCTACCATCGACAGACGGAGCCGCTGGTGCTTTTTTACAGTCAGCGTGGTTTACTGGAGCCTATCGATGCCAGCGGCGAGGTAGATGAGGTATACCGGGCGGTGAAAGAGTCGGTCTCGCGTCGCTGGCAGCGATGTCTGGAAAACGCATGA
- the secY gene encoding preprotein translocase subunit SecY, translated as MLETLVAAWKLPDLRKRILFVFGAFAVYTVGLHIPVPGIDHAAMERLFAQGGVFGLVDVFSGGALRKFTIFAMGIVPYINASIIMQLLVAALPQLKELQKEGETGRKEIAKYTRYLTVALAFLQSLGISITLVRSQILTANWWQLIVTAVVLTAGTMFLLWLGEQITDKGVGNGVSLIIFASITASLPWQISKVWESTSLQQAWISLILLAVVFLATIVGIVYVTQAQRKIPIQHARRIVGMRQVGGHSSFLPLKIAMAGVIPIIFAISLMLLPMTIATAIPGETGWVYYLKRAAQWLAPGDNAFALLMYGIVIVIFTYFYTAVQFDVNDIADNLKKYGSYIPGIRPGKPTADYLDKVVSRITFAGALFLATVACIQYIAPTITGVDIGTFSLVGGTSLLIVVGVALDTMQSIEAQMLMRNYEGFLRE; from the coding sequence ATGCTTGAAACGCTGGTAGCCGCATGGAAGTTACCCGACCTGCGCAAACGTATCCTGTTTGTGTTCGGGGCGTTCGCCGTGTACACCGTGGGGTTGCATATTCCCGTTCCCGGCATCGACCACGCCGCGATGGAACGCCTGTTTGCGCAGGGGGGGGTATTTGGATTGGTGGACGTGTTCTCCGGCGGTGCGCTGCGTAAATTCACCATCTTCGCGATGGGCATCGTGCCGTACATCAACGCCTCCATCATCATGCAGCTGCTGGTAGCCGCATTGCCACAACTGAAGGAGCTGCAAAAGGAGGGGGAGACCGGGCGCAAGGAAATCGCCAAGTACACCCGCTACCTGACGGTGGCTCTGGCGTTCCTGCAATCGCTGGGAATCAGCATCACGCTGGTGCGCTCGCAGATCCTCACCGCCAACTGGTGGCAGCTCATCGTGACGGCAGTGGTGCTCACCGCCGGTACCATGTTCCTGCTGTGGCTGGGTGAACAGATTACCGACAAGGGCGTGGGCAACGGCGTCTCGCTCATCATCTTCGCGAGCATCACCGCCAGCCTGCCCTGGCAAATATCCAAAGTGTGGGAATCTACTTCGCTGCAGCAGGCGTGGATCAGCCTGATTCTGCTGGCGGTGGTGTTCCTTGCGACCATCGTGGGTATCGTGTACGTCACTCAGGCTCAGCGGAAGATACCCATTCAGCACGCGAGGCGCATCGTGGGAATGCGGCAGGTCGGCGGGCACAGCTCGTTCCTGCCGTTGAAAATCGCGATGGCGGGCGTCATCCCGATCATCTTCGCTATCTCACTGATGCTGCTTCCGATGACTATCGCCACCGCTATCCCGGGCGAAACGGGGTGGGTCTATTATCTGAAACGGGCAGCGCAGTGGCTGGCACCGGGAGACAACGCCTTCGCTCTGCTGATGTACGGTATCGTCATCGTGATTTTCACCTACTTCTACACCGCGGTGCAGTTCGACGTCAACGACATCGCAGACAACCTGAAGAAGTACGGTAGCTACATCCCAGGCATCCGCCCCGGCAAGCCGACGGCGGACTATCTGGATAAAGTGGTGTCGCGCATTACCTTTGCGGGCGCGCTGTTCCTGGCGACGGTAGCGTGCATCCAGTATATCGCGCCGACCATCACGGGAGTAGACATCGGTACCTTCTCGCTGGTGGGAGGCACATCTCTGCTCATCGTGGTTGGGGTCGCACTGGATACGATGCAGAGCATCGAAGCGCAAATGCTGATGCGTAACTACGAAGGCTTCCTGCGGGAGTAG
- the rplO gene encoding 50S ribosomal protein L15: MFLHELKPNPGATHRRKRVGRGIGSGHGKTAGRGTKGQKARDQVPLTFEGGQTPLHRRLPRLKGFKNPTHKEYTIINVALLEERFEAGDVITPELLLERRIIKKLEKDGLKVLGEGELTKALTVRAHKFSKSAEQKITAAGGSVEAI, translated from the coding sequence ATGTTTCTGCATGAACTGAAACCCAATCCCGGCGCTACCCATCGCCGCAAGCGAGTGGGACGAGGCATCGGGTCGGGGCATGGCAAGACCGCCGGTCGCGGCACGAAAGGACAGAAGGCACGCGATCAGGTGCCGCTGACCTTTGAGGGTGGACAGACGCCATTGCACCGCCGCCTGCCCCGCCTGAAGGGGTTCAAGAACCCTACCCACAAGGAGTACACGATTATCAACGTGGCTCTGCTGGAGGAGCGCTTCGAGGCGGGTGATGTAATTACCCCTGAGTTGCTGCTGGAGCGCCGGATTATCAAAAAGCTGGAAAAAGACGGCTTAAAGGTGCTTGGTGAGGGCGAACTGACCAAAGCGCTCACCGTGCGTGCCCATAAATTCAGCAAATCTGCCGAGCAGAAGATTACCGCTGCAGGAGGCAGTGTGGAGGCGATTTAG
- the rpmD gene encoding 50S ribosomal protein L30 — protein MALKITLVRSPIGYSKRQKRTVEALGLRRLQQSVLKPDNPAIRGMVRKISHLVTVEEVADNAVTEEAANVSA, from the coding sequence ATGGCTCTTAAGATTACCCTCGTCCGTAGCCCCATTGGCTATAGCAAGAGACAGAAGCGTACTGTGGAGGCGCTGGGCTTGCGCCGCCTTCAGCAGAGCGTGCTGAAGCCCGATAACCCGGCTATCCGGGGCATGGTGCGCAAGATAAGTCATCTGGTAACTGTCGAAGAGGTGGCTGACAACGCGGTCACAGAGGAGGCAGCAAATGTTTCTGCATGA